The Theobroma cacao cultivar B97-61/B2 chromosome 2, Criollo_cocoa_genome_V2, whole genome shotgun sequence genome includes the window TGCAGAAGGCCCAGAAGTATTTTGATGAAGAGAAGGGCACGTCTAGAAGGTTCTAGAAGGCCCATGAACCGTGTTGAAAAGAAGCTAAAAACCCTGAAGAAGCTAATTCCAAACAACGAGTCCATGGGCTTGGATGGCCTTTTCAGGGATACAGCTGATTACATTTTGTCTTTGCAAATGAGGGTCGAAGTCATGCAGATTATGGTGAAAGTTTTGACAGGTTCCAATAAGTGAACAGATATATTACTCATTTGTAAAGGCTGAtatcatattctttttctcttgtttgtGATGTTGCTTTCACAGCCATAGGAGTTTATTTAGTAAGTCCAAGTATATGGTTTCATGTTGTTAAGATTTAACAATAGCTTGGTCGATCTATTTGTGTGAAAATGACCTTGAAATGGACACCTGAATTTTCTATTTGatccatttctttcttcctaCCACACACCTAAACCGAACAAATATTCTTCACCAATTCCTTAAACGTAATGTTGGGGGCAAATCCAAACAATTTGCCTGGGAAA containing:
- the LOC18609624 gene encoding transcription factor UPBEAT1, which produces MGISPLPLLSAHLNGNGEMSESNVSLWSKLLEAQANRRLKVKKQRVASKKVRHLRCRRPRSILMKRRARLEGSRRPMNRVEKKLKTLKKLIPNNESMGLDGLFRDTADYILSLQMRVEVMQIMVKVLTGSNK